Proteins encoded in a region of the Elaeis guineensis isolate ETL-2024a chromosome 7, EG11, whole genome shotgun sequence genome:
- the LOC105048844 gene encoding thioredoxin F, chloroplastic: MGEPESYRSGASGLSKGAAGSGGRAMVVRSSSLETAAPVVGQVTDVDKDTFWPLVKGAGSKIVVLDMYTQWCGPCKVMAPKFQELSEKHLDVVFLKLDCNQENKPLAKELGIRAVPTFKILKDSKVIKEVTGAKLDDLVAAIETVKSS, encoded by the exons ATGGGCGAACCGGAGAGCTACAGGAGTGGCGCCTCGGGGTTGTCGAAGGGCGCCGCCGGGTCAGGGGGGAGGGCGATGGTGGTGAGGTCGTCGAGCCTGGAGACGGCGGCTCCGGTCGTCGGACAGGTGACCGATGTCGACAAGGACACCTTCTGGCCCCTTGTGAAGGGCGCCGGCTCCAAGATCGTCGTTCTTGACATGTACACCCAATG GTGTGGACCTTGTAAGGTGATGGCTCCTAAGTTTCAAGAATTGTCTGAGAAGCACCTTGACGTTGTATTTCTTAAGCTTGACTGCAATCAAGAAAACAAG CCCCTTGCTAAAGAGTTGGGTATAAGGGCCGTCCCGACCTTCAAGATTCTCAAGGACAGCAAGGTTATAAAGGAAGTAACAGGGGCCAAATTGGATGATTTAGTTGCTGCAATTGAGACGGTAAAGTCAAGCTGA
- the LOC105048864 gene encoding putative pentatricopeptide repeat-containing protein At3g15930, translating to MTRAAIRPGSFTLPFLLNSAAAIPLPSVGAELHSRAFRSGLLSFLPVANALVDMYSKCRALHLACQAFDEMPLRDVVSHNAILGGYARLGVDMAAARKLFDEMPERNVISWNAMVVGYANAGDLATARYVFDKMPVRNVVSWTVMVLGYCKIGSVDAARALFEAMPERNLVSWTAMINGFSQCGRPQEALALFHKMERVGLDPDAATMVGVISAAAQLGSAELANWVASYVNHRKIERNERVITALVDMHAKCGNVDVASRLFNEISSPDAYAYTALINGLASHGHGRKALEIFQRMQAEAIEPDPITFVGVLSACSHAGLIDEGLFFWDSMVRDYGIERGPDHYACMVDMLGRAGRLEEAHEMVKRMPMGPHAGALGALLAACRTYANIDIAENVAEELFKLEPDNTGNYILLSSIYAAREQWADAARVRAMMRGKRINKLPGYSWTEDKQRSHMKLQITS from the coding sequence ATGACCCGCGCCGCCATCCGCCCCGGCAGCTTCACCCTCCCCTTCCTTCTCAACTCCGCCGCTGCCATCCCCCTTCCCTCCGTCGGCGCCGAGCTCCACTCCCGCGCCTTCCGCTCcggcctcctctccttcctccccgtcgCCAACGCCCTAGTCGATATGTACTCCAAGTGCCGCGCCCTCCATCTTGCGTGCCAGGCTTTCGACGAAATGCCCCTCCGCGACGTCGTCTCCCACAACGCCATCCTTGGTGGTTATGCCCGTCTCGGTGTCGACATGGCTGCCGCGCGCAAGCTATTCGACGAAATGCCTGAAAGAAACGTGATATCGTGGAACGCTATGGTCGTTGGGTACGCCAATGCTGGTGATCTCGCCACTGCGAGATACGTCTTTGATAAAATGCCCGTTAGGAATGTCGTCTCGTGGACGGTTATGGTGTTGGGATACTGTAAGATTGGCTCGGTAGACGCTGCTCGGGCCCTTTTTGAAGCAATGCCTGAGAGGAACTTGGTCTCGTGGACAGCGATGATTAACGGGTTCTCCCAGTGTGGCCGGCCGCAAGAGGCCCTGGCACTGTTTCATAAGATGGAAAGGGTGGGGCTTGATCCGGATGCGGCTACCATGGTCGGTGTCATCTCCGCAGCTGCACAACTCGGGAGCGCCGAGCTGGCGAATTGGGTTGCATCGTACGTCAATCACAGGAAAATCGAGCGGAATGAGCGTGTCATCACCGCGCTTGTAGACATGCATGCCAAGTGCGGCAATGTTGATGTGGCCTCCCGCTTATTTAATGAGATCTCCTCTCCAGATGCATATGCTTATACCGCTCTCATTAATGGGTTGGCTTCCCATGGACACGGGAGGAAGGCACTTGAGATCTTTCAAAGAATGCAGGCGGAGGCCATTGAGCCAGATCCCATCACGTTTGTTGGTGTTTTGAGTGCCTGTAGCCATGCAGGGCTTATCGACGAGGGTTTGTTTTTTTGGGACAGCATGGTTCGGGACTATGGGATAGAACGTGGGCCTGACCACTATGCGTGTATGGTTGACATGCTTGGACGGGCAGGGAGGCTTGAAGAAGCCCATGAGATGGTGAAGAGGATGCCGATGGGGCCTCATGCAGGAGCTCTGGGAGCATTGCTTGCAGCTTGCAGGACTTATGCAAATATTGACATTGCTGAGAATGTTGCAGAGGAGCTCTTTAAGTTAGAGCCTGACAACACTGGCAATTATATACTTCTTTCGAGTATATATGCAGCAAGAGAACAATGGGCAGATGCTGCTAGAGTTAGAGCAATGATGAGAGGAAAAAGAATTAATAAGCTTCCAGGTTATAGTTGGACTGAGGACAAACAGAGGAGCCATATGAAGTTGCAGATAACAAGTTGA